In Bacillus cereus ATCC 14579, a single window of DNA contains:
- a CDS encoding DedA family protein yields MEWIHELFQQYGYYVVLVGLLLEYIALPFPGEPTLAYAGFLAHKGDLSLPILIILSFIGTSVGMTIQYFLGNKLGMPFIQKYGKYVFLTQRKIDLTRMWFDKYGYFLIFIGFFIPGVRHFTGYFAGIINLPFRRFAITIYSGALFWVSFFLIGGYWLGGNLHDIFGVLEGHIGKIIFGVIVIVAVTLGIRFRKQLKRVLLQNAS; encoded by the coding sequence ATGGAATGGATTCATGAATTATTTCAGCAATACGGGTACTATGTTGTACTTGTCGGCTTGCTGTTAGAATATATTGCACTTCCGTTTCCGGGAGAGCCAACGTTAGCATATGCGGGATTTTTAGCACATAAGGGTGATTTAAGTTTACCGATTTTAATTATTCTATCCTTTATTGGGACAAGTGTAGGAATGACGATTCAATACTTTTTAGGAAATAAATTAGGTATGCCTTTCATTCAAAAGTATGGGAAATACGTATTTTTAACGCAAAGAAAAATTGACTTAACGAGAATGTGGTTTGATAAGTATGGGTACTTCTTAATTTTTATTGGTTTCTTTATTCCTGGTGTACGTCATTTCACAGGATACTTTGCAGGAATTATTAATTTACCATTCCGTCGTTTTGCCATTACAATTTATTCAGGTGCTCTATTTTGGGTATCATTCTTCTTAATCGGTGGTTACTGGTTAGGTGGAAACTTACATGATATCTTTGGAGTGCTAGAAGGTCATATCGGTAAAATCATTTTTGGAGTTATTGTGATTGTAGCGGTTACGTTAGGTATTCGTTTCCGTAAGCAGTTAAAACGAGTATTACTACAAAACGCAAGTTAA
- a CDS encoding DUF3978 family protein, producing MEAYKMHDFINTNVESHQNETVFNLQICETSEFDVSLTKSTTLSFIVSKKNIKIVTKKWINSNQESMIGKSYIIPTKAFHYFLPIISENEDELNIQVQSFGLRGELLLNERLLIDNNNKHNSKITTFFETLDENVNKALRGLQLHCM from the coding sequence ATGGAAGCATATAAAATGCACGATTTTATTAATACAAATGTTGAATCTCATCAAAATGAAACCGTTTTTAATTTACAAATCTGTGAAACAAGTGAATTTGACGTAAGTTTAACAAAATCTACAACACTATCTTTTATCGTTTCAAAAAAGAATATTAAAATTGTCACGAAAAAATGGATTAATTCAAATCAAGAAAGCATGATTGGCAAAAGCTACATCATTCCAACAAAAGCTTTTCATTATTTCTTACCAATCATCTCTGAAAATGAAGATGAGCTAAATATTCAAGTTCAAAGTTTTGGACTACGTGGTGAGCTTTTATTAAATGAAAGATTACTTATTGATAACAACAACAAACACAACAGCAAAATCACTACATTCTTTGAAACATTAGATGAAAATGTAAATAAAGCATTACGAGGATTACAACTTCATTGTATGTAA
- a CDS encoding L,D-transpeptidase — protein sequence MKKLLLSALLSLGFLTLPFSSAEAATTKDQLIVDTQLNKMDYYQDGKFIKSFTVATGKAATPTPKGTFQIVNKIKNRPYYTGKIKGGDPRNPLGDRWLGLNMAGTYGTTYAIHGTNNNQAIGKWTTLGCIRMYNNDIHWLFERVQQQATVTVK from the coding sequence ATGAAAAAATTATTATTAAGCGCACTATTATCATTAGGATTTTTAACTCTTCCATTCTCTAGCGCAGAGGCAGCTACAACGAAAGATCAATTAATCGTAGACACTCAGTTAAATAAAATGGATTATTATCAGGATGGAAAATTTATAAAAAGTTTTACTGTCGCTACTGGAAAAGCTGCAACACCTACACCTAAAGGCACTTTTCAAATCGTAAATAAAATTAAAAATCGCCCTTATTATACAGGCAAAATTAAAGGCGGCGATCCACGTAATCCACTTGGTGACCGTTGGCTCGGATTAAATATGGCAGGAACTTACGGAACAACTTATGCGATTCACGGAACTAACAATAATCAAGCAATCGGCAAATGGACAACACTTGGTTGTATTCGTATGTATAACAATGATATACACTGGTTATTTGAGCGCGTTCAGCAGCAAGCTACTGTCACTGTAAAATAG